The Erwinia billingiae Eb661 nucleotide sequence AGTCGCTTGGCTACGTGCTGCGCGAAAGCCAGCCCGTTTCGGCCCTGAATCACCTGAAGCGCGCCATGCAGCTTGACGACAAATGCGGCGTGAAAAAAGACACAGAGCAGCTGGAGCGGAAACTCCGTAACGCCAGCTGATAACCGGACGTGCCAACGCGCGGGGCGGCACGGGGTGGCGACAGGCATTGCCGCATCAAAACCCCGTCCACCGCCCGACTAATTCAGGAGTACCACGGCAATGACAATGCAGTTTGTTGCGCCAGAAAAGGCGTCGGATACGCCGGAAATTATCCTCAACAACTCTTTCTGGCCGGATATCGATCTGGCGGGCTTTCGCGCGGCGATGCGCGTTGACGGCACCGTAACCCCGGCCCGCCTGCGTCAGGTCGTTCTGACTGCGATGTCAGAGGTGAATGCGGAGCTTTATGGCTACCGCGAACGGCAGGAAATCAGGGGCTTCAACAGCCTTGCGGACGTGCCGTCAGAAAAGCTGGCAGGCGAAAGCCAGCGCCTGCATCACTACCGCAATGCGGTCTGGTGCTGGGCGCGGGCGGTGCTGAACGAGCGTTATCAGGACTTTGACGCCACGGCAGCCGCCGCAAAACGGGGTGAGGTGCTGGACGATGCCAGTGGTGACCTGTGGCGCGATGCGCGGTGGGCGATCAGCCGTGTGCAGGATATGCCGCACAACATTGTGGAACTGATCTGATGAAAGTGCGTGCGCTGCAGTATGACACGGTGGACGCACTCTGCTGGCGTCACTACGGGCGCACGCAGAGCGTGACGGAGCAGGTGCTGCAGGCGAATCCGGGACTGGCCGAACATGGCCCGATTTTACCTCACGGCCTTGAGGTTGAGCTGCCGGACTCTGCGCCTGCTGCCACCTCTCAGACCGTTCAGCTTTGGGACTGAATCATGATGGAGAAAATCAGCACCGTTATCACCTGGTGCATTGCAATTCTGATGGCGTGGCTGGGCGATCTGTCGCTCAAGGATATTTCAACGGTGGCCGGATTGCTGGTTGGGATCCTGATGGCGTTCATCAGCTGGTATTACAAGCGCAAGACCTACCAGCTGCTGGCCAGCGGGCGTATCAGTCGGGAGGACTATGAATCTGCAACTCGTTAAGCGTTGCGCCGTGGGTGTCGTGCTGGCAATTACCGCCACGCTGCCCGGCTTCCAGCAGCTGCACACCTCCGTTGAGGGGATGCGGCTGATTGCGGACTATGAAGGCTGCCGCCTCAGTCCCTATCAGTGCAGTGCGGGCGTCTGGACAGACGGGATCGGAAACACCCACGGCGTGGTGTTGGGAAGGACAATCACGGAACGGCAGGCGGCGGGGAATTTCATTACCAACGTGTTGCGGGTTGAAACCGCGCTGGCGCGCTGTGTCGGGGTGGTTATGCCGCAAAAGGTGTATGACGCGGTGGTGTCTTTTGCGTTCAACGTCGGCACCGGCAACGCCTGCACTTCCACGATGGTGAAGCTGTT carries:
- a CDS encoding tail protein X, with the protein product MKVRALQYDTVDALCWRHYGRTQSVTEQVLQANPGLAEHGPILPHGLEVELPDSAPAATSQTVQLWD
- a CDS encoding head completion/stabilization protein, which encodes MQFVAPEKASDTPEIILNNSFWPDIDLAGFRAAMRVDGTVTPARLRQVVLTAMSEVNAELYGYRERQEIRGFNSLADVPSEKLAGESQRLHHYRNAVWCWARAVLNERYQDFDATAAAAKRGEVLDDASGDLWRDARWAISRVQDMPHNIVELI
- a CDS encoding lysozyme; this encodes MNLQLVKRCAVGVVLAITATLPGFQQLHTSVEGMRLIADYEGCRLSPYQCSAGVWTDGIGNTHGVVLGRTITERQAAGNFITNVLRVETALARCVGVVMPQKVYDAVVSFAFNVGTGNACTSTMVKLLKAERWRDACNQLPRWVYVKGVFNQGLDNRRGRELAWCLKGAGT
- a CDS encoding HP1 family phage holin; translation: MMEKISTVITWCIAILMAWLGDLSLKDISTVAGLLVGILMAFISWYYKRKTYQLLASGRISREDYESATR